The genomic window TACACAGACTGAAAATAGCTGTTGAAACGGAAGGATATCCTTCAAAAGGTGCAGAGCACAGATCAGCTGGTTAGATTAAAATATTGCGGTGGACAGTTGTGAAGAAAGGTGTAGATGCAGTGTCATTTCTAGTACGGCGGTTACATAATTTCAGTATGAGCTAGTAAGACAAGTTCACAACTTATCAAACCACGGATAATTCCATTGAACTGCCTTATGGATTCATCCTCAGTTACTACACACTTCTCAGGAATCTTAGCCTAGGTGAATAAATACAAAAAGCATAAACTCTAACCTCAAGATTACAGGCACAACCTTGGAAGTCCAATATAGCAAAACTGAGTTCTGTGTTTTAATCTTTCCCTTTATCTTGCTTTCCAAGTCAGTCCAAGCTGTCATTTCTGCCTTCTACACCCCACCTGGTTTTTACCTTTAGACCACTAAGACTGCAGACTTTCCTGCAATCTGAAAGCAAACTGAGCTGCAGGTGAGAGCATGACATTTGTCCTCAGGGCCATAAAGAGTGCTCAGTCAGAGAGGGTTTGTAAGACTTTATGAAGTCTGGACAGCGTGTCTTGAAATATTAAACATCTGAAGAATTTAGATGCATTCCAGACCTACTGCAGAGGGGGACAAACTCAGTTGTATTTCCTATCATTACCTTTTAACACCATAAAAATATCACACATTACTGATTTAAGTTCCTCATCTTAGAGCAAATACATCTTATTTTACACTTTGAGGAACATACACACTGCCCAATTAAACTCTTGTTCAAAGCCTCACAGAAGAACAGTCCTACTAGTCCTCAGTACTGACACAGAACAGCCAGACAGATTTTACTCACACACAGCAATTTAGCAGAATATGCCACCTAGGATTACCATATCATATTTAATTTATAAGGGTGCAAAAATCAGCACACTGTTCAGAAACCTAAATAACAAACATAAAAACCCAGCCATACCCCTGCCAAGCAGCCGAGTTGCACCCACGTACCTGTTGCTTCTTCATCAAAGCAAGCAAAAGCATTCCTGATTACATCCTCCGGGTCAGTGCCATTTAACTTCTCACCAAACATGGTGAGGAACATGGTGAAGTTGATGGGGCCCGGAGCCTCATTCATCATGGCATCTAGGTATTCATCCGTTGGATTCTTTCCTGCAAATAAAGGGATTTACACTCTGTTTAGCTTTCAAACTGAACAAGTAATTGCCATACAAACAGAGTGGTAACACAAACTGAGTGTAACACAAATCTGAGACACCACACCTTGCATTTCCCAAACTCACTATTTTGATTTTTGCAGCACAAATTTGCCTGGCAAGCATGAACAGAGGAAAGGGATATTACCAAGGGAGGCAAGCATGTCGTGCAGGTCCTCTTTGTCAATGAAGCCATCCCTGTTCTGGTCGATCATGTTGAAGGCCTCCTTGAATTCCTGGATCTGCGACTGATCGAACATCGCAAACACATTGGAAGTGGCGCGCTGAGGGCGCTTCTTGGTGGTCTTCGTCTTTGCCTTTTTGCTAGACATGTCGACTTTTGGACACTAGGGAGAGGAAGAAATACAGTAAATGCAGTAAGATCAGAGTTAggatttaaaaaaggaaaaagttttaCAGTTCAATGTTACAGCGCGCCTCTAACGCACTCTTATTTCCTCTCATCAGAACGTATTTCCCAAGTATTTTcaagaagggaaaaagagaagcagaaaatatgGATAAAGGAAAGATAGTCTAATAAACCAGGAAAATAGTCATTTTTAGAAGACGTAAATAAACTTGAATTTTAGTCTTGAAAAGACCCTCACCTCAGCGGCAGCTGCGGGGACCAGGTACGGAGCAGACGCGGAAGGGAGGAAGCAGCACTGGCGCCGGCGGATGCTCCAGCGCTTCCTGGAGAAACCATCGCCGTGCCGGGCCGCAGGTGGAGACGAGCGCCAGGAGAGGCGGTGGGAGGGCAGCGAGACGGCAGCCGGGGGTTCCCCTTAGGGATCTCAGCCCATCCCGGCTTCCCTGGTTGGCGGccggctcggcacggccccGCGGCCGCTTCCCTGCGCCCCCCGCCTCGGCCGCGTTGGAGCATCCCGGGGGAAGCGGCCGCCGGCGGCGCTGGGCCCCGGGCGCCGCCTGCAGGGGAGGATGGAGGCAGCCTGTGGGGATGGAGCTCCGGAGGGCCTCTGCGAGCAGCGGGAGCTTCCCGGGGGGATTTTCCTTTGCATACACAAAACCTCCGCACGCTGAAGGTGGAGCGTCGCTCCGTGCTGCTGGAGCCGCGGCGTGCCCAGGTTCACACGGTGGTGCCACAGCCGGGAGGTGAAGGAAGCCTCCTCATGCCGCGGGGACGTCCTGCGCGGATCAGATCAGCAGGTGTGAGGTGTTATCCTTACCTTCAGTCTTCCTCGTGTTTCGCTCGAGGGATCAGAAAATTCCAGATTGCATCTTAAAGTCTTCTAAGTGGGTGTTCCCGCAGGAGCGAGCTTAATGCCTCCCGCAGCCATAGATTGTAAGGCCACTTGGAGGATTTATTTTTGCATATATTTTCTTAATGGAAAAGGATGACACatatttttccattcatcatttGATGTAGGATCTCAAATAAATTGAGGTACAAGCTGTTTTTAGCGTAGGGGGATGGTGTCTGAAATTGCTTCAGAAGCAGCTCGCTTTCAGCCCACTtgtacattttttaaattttccaaaGGGAATGCTTGTTCCCCTTGTTGCTTGCTGAAGTCCCACATAAATAGCTTAGGCTTCAAGCAAACTGTTGTTTAGTGCCCGAAAGGTCCTGAAGTAGTCAGATGGGAAAGCTGCACTGCCAGATCATCATTCTGTGCAtccccctcctccctgctgtTGGCTTTGTTGGTGTACAGTCTGTGTCTTGGAAAACAAGAACTCTTTAGGGGGGAAGGCATTGGCCAGGCATTGGAGTAAGTTGCCCGAGGagggtggtggagtcaccatctctggaagtgttcaagaagTGTCTGaatgtggcccttggggactatggtggtgctgggttcaTGGTTGGACTAGAttatcttaaaggtctcttccaaccttggTCATtctgtgaaaggaaaaaatagacaTACAAGCTTTTTCTGAAATTATCAATTGTATTTATAAATGTAAATGAACTACATTTTAGCCACTGGAGCTACTGAAATGAACATGTAATCTAATATGTAATCTATAAGTTGCAATCCCAAATTTGAAGGAAGACATTTTAATTGCCAAGAGGCCCAACtttctttccctgctctctgctcaaATCAGAAGTTATTTCATGAGGGCCGAGAATTTGGCCTAATTAGCTTATAATACTTCCccaattaattttaatatcaCTCTTCTAAAGTTTGCCTCAAAGTGCAATAGAACTAAGTCTAAACTTTGCTAAATTGAAAGTCTATTAACAGAAAAAGTTTTGGGTAAAAAATTCTCTGCTTACTAGAGGTGGCACAAAGTTTCAAGATAATTATATGCAAACTATGAGTGGGCAGAAAGGCAGTAGAAATATTAAGATGTTAAGAGAGTTAATAAAATACTTCATGATAATGTTGAACAACTGAACAGTGTGTTGAAATTTAATTATGAAAAGTTATCTGATCTCTTAATTTAAACTTCTTTCATCAGTTACTTTAAATTGAACCACTACTGCAAACATGCCACTCTGTCTTGTATTGTTTTTCATGCTATTAAAAGGGTGTTACATGATACCTGTCACCACGTATAACTTCTGCAGATGTGGGGATAGGTACACTAATATTATTTGCCTAGTGTGAGATCAGTTCTTAATGACAAAATTGCATGTCAGTGTGTGTCTCTTAAAGCTTTTGTCTCCAATTTGTTGCATCATGGTGGAATGAGAAGCAGTTCCTGCAGGCAGACCATTTTCTGTTTGATATAAATCTTAGTAATGCTTTTAGAAATGGTTCAATTTGACTTGATTACAGCATTCATCGTAGCAATAAAGAAatttaaagggaaaagaaagatttgttttgccttttataATATTTggaggatattttttttaacttgttgACATAAATgttgaaaaggagaaaaagtaagGATGCTCTTTTTTGTGAGTGTGGGGCTTCCCAAGAGCTGTGCATCAAACATTCAGAACAGAAATGATCCTTTCTGAAAAGatggtttaaaaaaatgctgagctcttaactcttttatttttcttctttctacttctttctttcattactcccttcttctttctcatttatttcagtcttgtttaagaaaaaaacattttaagcaAGATTAATTAATTGTTCCTATCCTTTCTGTCTAAAATACTCAATGATTTTGTGCCACTGAAATGCTTATTTTCTTTGAATTGTcaaaaaaccttcaaaattATCTGTTTCATACTTAAGTTTTAAGGCTGCATCAGACTGTGAGCAATTTACAGTAaaccttttccctcctttcatTGAATTCTTTCTGTTAACAGTTGAACTTAGAGGTAATTTCCAACTTctaacaattctatgattcaatTTCCCCACCTTTGCTGAGTTACAGTGACAATGCAAATATTTGTCATCAACTTGGTTGCTTGATGAAGCAGAATCAGTTTGTGTCATATGATGTTTCTTTAGGAATCTAATGAATGTGACAGGAATGGCTGCACTGGCTCGCTGTAAAAGTCTGCCTTGACCAGTGCCCCCCAGCTGCAAAGAGATGTGGATTCTGGATGTGGAAGGCAGGGAGCAAAGTCTTGGCAAAAACAGCCTTGAGACTGGGGATGGGGAAGCCCAGCAGttgcttttttccatttttaggCTGGAGCACCACCAGGATGGACCTACTGTTTTCTTGGATGCCTTCGAGAAATAATAGCTGCTATGAGGTCTTTCCTGCCAGGTCAGTGGAGAGTTTTAttgctttggatttttttacccaaaacatggaaaaaaaaaatctctttctctATACTTGTAGGGGCTTTTTTGAGGAGAGAGAGAGCATACAGGGTATTTTTAGCCAGTTCTTTaggggagggcagcagcagtggccatATGCAGGTACTTTGGGAAGAATAAGAATCAAGGTACTCTATGATATCTTCCCAGAATGCTCTCCCAATATCTGCTATTTTTAGTTTCATGGAGGGATAAGCTACCCTAAGCCAGATGTGATATTGAGTAACCCACAATTAGCTGCTTTCATGAACTTGCCTGTTATGGAATCCTTGACTTGATGTAAGTCTAGCATCCACAATGTGCTTTGCTGGTGTTTTTGGAACCCTTTGCAAGGCTGCTATTTGTTACATGAAAAACTGCACCTTACTAACCCTGAACGTACCTATTGCAATGTTTACTCTGTGCTCTAGACTTTGTATTGGAAGAAATACTAAGGCTGAATTGTGTGTCCACTTCTTTTGTGTTACTTTTGCTTCTAGAAAGTTCTTGTATCAGCTGTAGCAGAGTCCCACTTGGGTAGTTTTTTCTTGTACAGAAGCAATTCCACACTGTTGGTCATCACAGAAGTAGGACTGAGGATGTGCATAAGAAACAAAGGGGTCTGAAAAGAGAGACTAGATGAAAAAGCAGATGTGTAATTTCCACATTAAGAATTAAAATTGTTTGAAAGTGGAGTGGAAGGTTTTGCAGTTGGGAGATTTTTTCTGCGCATATTATCACTGTTCAACAAATGTTAATTACAGAGATTAAGTATTGACAGCAGAGTCTAAGTTAAACATATCCATCTAAATTCTAGGTCTAAACTATCATTTAACAAGAGCATTTTTTCTGCCAGTTGCTTCACCTGGTATTTTGGCTTATCCCTCTGCCTTTCCATCCCTTCATCCCTGATTCCAGCTGGCATCTGTTGCCTCTGTCTAGCTATACCAAGTGCAGTGCAGTGACAGTCAGAGTCACAGTCACTCTTTCTGAGATGCTGAAAGAGTCACAAAGTTTTCTGGAATTTCTCCAAAAATAACTCCAGTGCTGTGATCCAAGGGAAAAAACATTTGAGGAGTCATGAGTTAAAGAAGGGATTCTGAAATGCGTCTTCACTTGAGTCTCTTGGGGGGCCTCAGACTGCaggttattttctgttttcattcaatGACCTCATGAATAAAAATGGTTACTGCTTTCCCAGGTGGTCCCTCCCACAGGGTCAATGCTGAAGCGTGAAAAATAAAGGCTCTCAGAAAATGTAGTGGAGCCTGTAGAAGAAACACATATTCTTTCTCCATACTTAAAAATAGCACAGTTTTGACTTTCTAGTAACTTCCAGTGTTACATGGCTGAGGAAGAGGCAAGAACCTGAGTTCTCTAGAGCATGGTATGACAATGATAAGGCAGGTCAAAGGATAAAGCAGAGATATTTAATAGAACATAAGTAAAATGCAGTCAGTCTATGAAATGTTGTAAACAGGAGAAAACAAacttcaatatatttttttaaaactgcgTCTCAGTGACTATATGAATGGGCACTGACATGTGTTTGACAGAATATTGAGGGACTTTACTCAGCAGACACAGTACTCCTTGCATTCCCAGATCCCAAGTCCTTTATACCTAAAGAACACAAGTTAAAAACCCCAACTAACCTTTGAAAAGTAATCTTTGGCTGTTTGGCTGTTTTTGTTCCCTGTTCTCTATGATCAAAGTCACTGTTCTGCCTCTTGTGCTGTATGTCCATCCCTTGT from Agelaius phoeniceus isolate bAgePho1 chromosome 1, bAgePho1.hap1, whole genome shotgun sequence includes these protein-coding regions:
- the LOC129123956 gene encoding myosin regulatory light chain 2, smooth muscle minor isoform-like, which encodes MSSKKAKTKTTKKRPQRATSNVFAMFDQSQIQEFKEAFNMIDQNRDGFIDKEDLHDMLASLGKNPTDEYLDAMMNEAPGPINFTMFLTMFGEKLNGTDPEDVIRNAFACFDEEATGFIQEDYLRELLTTMGDRFTDEEVDELYREAPIDKKGNFNYIEFTRILKHGAKDKDD